The following proteins are co-located in the Manihot esculenta cultivar AM560-2 chromosome 7, M.esculenta_v8, whole genome shotgun sequence genome:
- the LOC110618420 gene encoding polygalacturonase, whose protein sequence is MGRQHSFPFLVAILTYLFTSSLSNAAHYNVLYYGAKPDGRTDSTKAFLAAWIQACGSVTPATVYVPAGRFFLRNIVFQGPCKNGAILFRIVGTLVAPSDYRVIGNAGNWLLFQFVNGVTVYGGVLDGQGPALWACKASGRNCPTGATSLAFSNSNNIAISRLISLNSQMFHIVINGCHNVKVQGVTVSASGNSPNTDGIHVQLSSSVAILNSWIGTGDDCISIGAGTSNMWIERVACGPGHGISIGSLGKELQEPGVENVIVKSVVFTGTQNGLRIKSWARPSNGFVRNIRFQDAVMKNVQNPIIIDQNYCPNNINCPNQGSGIKVSDVAYHGIWGSSATPVAVKFDCSRKSPCTGIYLGDVNLTYRNQPSEASCKNADGVAIGFVQPSSCL, encoded by the exons ATGGGCAGACAACATAGCTTTCCTTTCCTTGTTGCAATTCTCACCTATCTCTTTACTTCATCTTTATCAAATGCAGCACATTATAATGTCCTATATTATGGAGCCAAGCCTGATGGCAGAACTGATTCCACAAAAGCCTTTCTTGCTGCCTGGATACAAGCTTGTGGATCAGTTACGCCAGCCACCGTGTATGTGCCTGCAGGGAGGTTCTTTCTGCGAAATATAGTGTTCCAGGGTCCATGCAAGAATGGTGCAATATTATTTCGCATAGTTGGTACCCTTGTGGCTCCATCAGATTATCGAGTTATTGGTAATGCAGGGAATTGGCTTTTATTTCAGTTCGTCAATGGTGTTACAGTTTATGGTGGAGTTCTTGACGGACAAGGTCCTGCTTTGTGGGCTTGCAAGGCATCTGGCAGGAATTGCCCCACCGGTGCCACT TCACTGGCGTTTTCCAATTCAAATAATATAGCAATCAGTAGACTAATTTCACTGAATAGCCAAATGTTCCACATTGTCATCAATGGCTGCCACAACGTGAAAGTGCAAGGCGTGACCGTGTCTGCCTCCGGCAACAGCCCCAACACCGATGGCATTCACGTACAATTGTCGAGTAGTGTCGCAATCCTCAACTCCTGGATTGGAACTGGCGATGATTGTATCTCAATCGGTGCTGGCACCAGTAATATGTGGATTGAAAGAGTCGCATGTGGCCCTGGCCATGGAATCAG TATTGGGAGCCTGGGAAAGGAACTTCAAGAGCCAGGAGTAGAGAATGTGATTGTTAAATCTGTTGTATTTACTGGAACTCAGAATGGATTGAGAATCAAGTCTTGGGCCAGGCCTAGCAATGGCTTCGTGAGAAACATACGTTTCCAAGATGCTGTTATGAAAAATGTCCAGAACCCAATTATCATCGACCAAAATTACTGTCCTAACAACATAAACTGCCCTAATCAG GGATCTGGAATTAAAGTGAGTGATGTTGCATATCATGGTATCTGGGGATCATCAGCAACACCAGTGGCAGTGAAGTTTGATTGTAGTAGGAAGAGCCCATGCACTGGAATCTATCTGGGGGATGTGAATCTGACATACAGGAATCAGCCATCTGAAGCATCATGCAAAAATGCCGATGGAGTAGCTATTGGTTTCGTTCAGCCAAGTAGCTGTCTGTAG